In the Flavisolibacter tropicus genome, one interval contains:
- a CDS encoding GNAT family N-acetyltransferase yields MEDIVVKRVTLIDIDQLQKIGRLTFYETFSAYNTEENMRKYLVEGFANEKLTAELNNPNSEFYFAISDQNVVGYLKLNVGPSQTELQDDKALEIERIYVIKEYYGKKVGQLLYEKAIQVAIHKKVDYVWLGVWKENQRALNFYKKNGFVAFDKHIFKLGNDEQTDIMMKLLLNNRKEK; encoded by the coding sequence ATGGAAGATATAGTCGTAAAAAGAGTAACGCTAATCGATATTGACCAATTGCAAAAGATTGGGCGGCTAACCTTTTATGAGACCTTCTCAGCATACAATACAGAGGAGAATATGAGAAAATATTTGGTAGAAGGCTTTGCTAATGAAAAGTTGACGGCAGAACTGAATAACCCAAACTCTGAATTCTATTTTGCTATTTCTGATCAAAATGTAGTTGGTTATTTAAAGCTAAACGTTGGACCCTCTCAAACTGAATTACAGGACGACAAAGCTCTGGAAATAGAACGGATCTATGTGATCAAGGAATATTATGGGAAAAAAGTTGGGCAACTACTTTATGAAAAGGCTATTCAGGTTGCAATTCATAAAAAAGTGGACTATGTGTGGTTAGGCGTTTGGAAAGAAAATCAGAGAGCCCTAAACTTCTATAAGAAAAATGGCTTTGTTGCCTTTGATAAGCATATTTTCAAATTAGGCAATGATGAGCAGACAGACATCATGATGAAGCTACTATTGAACAATCGAAAAGAAAAGTAA
- a CDS encoding CBU_0592 family membrane protein, translating to MVILRKYKMELVGWTGATISLSAYSLNSLNIVGSQSVAYLLMNIFGCFFLILYALSKKAHASWVLNSIWLIMTMVALLKVYMGGW from the coding sequence ATGGTCATTTTAAGAAAATATAAGATGGAGCTGGTGGGTTGGACAGGCGCTACGATCTCTTTAAGCGCATATAGTTTAAATAGCCTAAACATCGTTGGGAGTCAGTCTGTAGCCTATTTGCTGATGAATATTTTCGGTTGTTTCTTCCTGATCCTGTATGCCCTTTCTAAAAAGGCGCATGCCAGTTGGGTGCTTAATAGTATTTGGCTAATTATGACCATGGTGGCGCTATTAAAAGTGTATATGGGTGGTTGGTGA
- a CDS encoding LysR family transcriptional regulator, with protein MELQQIQYFLTLAQELHFWNSAEKLFITQSALSRQIKALEEELGIQLFERTKRTVKLTEAGIFLRDQWLRMMDDIDRIHRQAKSINEGVYGTIRIGYPGSISFGFLPEIISNLSTTLPDVRIELIEPTDISFEQLLLNYNMDIAFRRDPAENPALQSICLYAEHFSLAVPHNHHLTQKNFKGLQDVKNERFILSGLHHKTLYVSSLRQIFSDYNFTPDVYIESDYGSIILGLVAKGVGISVLPGSYAFSAPPDVRFIPLPHSTNLYVTWRKDDHSRLLQNVLLLVQEQAKVFSKKQL; from the coding sequence ATGGAGCTACAACAGATACAATACTTCCTCACCCTTGCGCAAGAGCTGCATTTTTGGAACAGCGCAGAGAAACTTTTCATTACCCAATCCGCCCTAAGCCGGCAGATAAAAGCGCTGGAGGAAGAATTAGGCATACAGCTATTTGAACGCACCAAACGCACGGTAAAGCTAACCGAGGCTGGTATTTTTCTTAGAGACCAATGGCTTCGCATGATGGATGATATAGACCGTATACACCGGCAAGCCAAGAGTATAAACGAAGGGGTATATGGCACTATCCGCATTGGCTATCCAGGTTCTATATCCTTTGGCTTTTTACCTGAGATAATCAGCAACCTTTCCACAACGCTACCAGATGTACGCATTGAACTCATAGAGCCGACCGATATCAGCTTTGAGCAGCTATTGCTCAACTATAATATGGACATCGCCTTTCGCAGAGATCCGGCCGAGAATCCAGCTCTGCAATCCATTTGTTTATATGCAGAGCACTTCTCATTAGCAGTACCCCATAATCACCATCTGACGCAAAAAAACTTCAAGGGTCTGCAGGATGTAAAGAACGAACGATTTATTCTCTCCGGCCTTCACCATAAAACGCTTTATGTATCCAGTCTGCGGCAGATATTTAGTGATTACAATTTCACACCCGATGTATATATTGAATCAGATTATGGTAGCATTATACTAGGGTTGGTTGCCAAAGGGGTAGGCATATCTGTACTACCGGGCTCCTATGCCTTTAGTGCGCCGCCAGATGTGCGCTTTATACCTCTTCCTCACTCTACCAACCTTTATGTTACCTGGCGAAAAGATGATCACAGTCGGTTGTTACAAAATGTGCTGTTGCTGGTGCAGGAACAGGCAAAGGTGTTTAGTAAAAAGCAGTTGTAG
- a CDS encoding PKD domain-containing protein translates to MKNTIKRLTVLVSVLIGMASTAQDLSNKGKEFWVGYGHHQYMEWSVTNPTSLFANSQEMVIYLSAEQTAHVTVSMAGGAWVKNYTVPANTVIVSDFIPKSGTIDARFFTFPPSYGGTGGEGAFTNKAIHIVSDVPIVAYAHIYGNTSSGATMLMPVDTWGYAYTSVNSKQDYAADCYSWMYVIAKDDNTVVEITPSVPTRYGKPANKPFTATLNKGEAYQIIGANMGGSAGYELTGTQVRSIANSAGKCYPIAVFSGSSRTYNPASCGQGGGDNDNQQLFPYQAWGKRYLTAPTSNSTSTTSFMTNTFKVVVKDPTTKVTRTGGTLGPLLPGGYYQFESNKPEYIIADKPILVGQFMTGGSPCLNAANRDGDPEMFFISPLEQGINKIGFYRNNKEIITVNYLTLIIPTAGVQSLKIDGSTSGYTTMVHPKLPGYSIVIKRWSAGKAQSWAESDSAFTAVTYGLGDAESYAYNAGTMINNLRIMGSLHNELDSTKSEHEYTCANTPVQLGVRVAYQPTKMVWQLSKLGNAISLSSDVTLTNPKAIDTVTVKGVDYYRFQLPQSYQFKDTGEYEITVVSTSPSLERCDQSEEIKFMVKVRNTPNAQFSFTHTGCIKDSVYFSASNSAANDFAISKWNWTFPDGSTSNLQNPIVKLPASGSNAITLKAISNEGCVGDTAIAITTFAPPTAALSVSALSLCEGGSVVANDQSTITGGPAINSWYWDMGSGTPVTITNNNPQTITYPTYKQYTIRHAVASSKTCISDTASSVITVFANPKPSFTYPVGCLPVNGVVQFNSTTTVPDGQAISSNAWNFGDPNASAGNLNTSSQASPSHTYAYGSYTINYKVITINGCTKDTTVKATFSVRPVLTFASLSPVCESQTGTITVARALVTNGVPGNGVYKGPATTTTGQFTPSQAGAGKHTIWYVYATNGGCTDSVSQEINVYAKPKVDFQYPLACLPASGLAAFTNAATISDGQSMTYTWDFSDTNATAANPNTSTQTNPTHNYTKPGTYNIRLSALSVNGCSADTTITATFSIKPQLGFATLAAVCESVKGTVSIAKGSVTNGVPGIGVYKGAGTDAAGNFSPSVARSGTHTIWFVFTTPGGCVDSVSQTIVVYPKPQASFTLTPDICSGGVATLTDRTTITSGSVVKWNWNLGEGSPEISYTNNSPFTRSYTTDKTYTVKLVAVSDKSCVSDTASQTLAVHPLPMADFVLPAGVCMPNGAAGFTNASIVSDNSALSYQWNFGDGSAQSTVADPSHIYAIAGSYKIQLKVTSAYGCSKDTAKTFSSFYNKPIAAFAVAPQILCQGAENSFTDQSTAPNSTLKAWSWSFADGTTSAVQNPKKKYNKAGNFDVALTVTNTIGCVSDTFKKRVVVLVQPVVDAGPSFVVPQGTLITFNPKVNDSTITFRWTPSIGLSNATVLRPTMVANANQTYTLYANDGNCEASDFLSVKILLPVKVPNAFSPNGDGINDRWEIQNLSDYPGAIVEVFNRYGQGVYRSTGYAQSWDGKVAGQVLPQGTYYYVITLKNGFQPITGSVTILQ, encoded by the coding sequence ATGAAGAACACAATAAAACGGCTTACAGTACTGGTTTCAGTACTCATTGGAATGGCAAGCACTGCCCAGGATCTTTCCAACAAAGGGAAAGAGTTCTGGGTAGGCTATGGCCACCATCAGTATATGGAATGGTCTGTTACAAATCCAACTAGTCTGTTTGCGAATAGCCAGGAAATGGTGATCTACTTAAGTGCAGAACAAACTGCCCATGTTACAGTAAGCATGGCGGGAGGCGCTTGGGTGAAAAACTATACCGTACCTGCAAATACAGTTATTGTATCAGATTTTATTCCTAAGTCAGGAACCATTGATGCCCGTTTCTTTACATTTCCACCGTCTTATGGTGGTACGGGTGGGGAAGGAGCTTTTACCAATAAAGCCATTCATATTGTAAGCGATGTACCCATTGTGGCTTATGCACATATCTACGGAAATACATCATCTGGCGCTACCATGCTGATGCCTGTAGATACCTGGGGTTATGCTTATACCTCAGTAAATAGTAAGCAGGATTATGCGGCAGATTGTTATTCCTGGATGTATGTGATTGCTAAGGATGATAATACAGTTGTAGAAATAACGCCTTCTGTTCCCACACGCTATGGTAAGCCGGCAAATAAGCCTTTTACAGCAACACTTAATAAAGGGGAGGCCTACCAGATCATTGGAGCAAATATGGGAGGTTCCGCTGGCTATGAGTTAACAGGTACCCAGGTTCGTTCCATTGCGAATTCTGCCGGAAAATGTTATCCCATCGCCGTTTTTTCGGGTAGTAGTCGTACCTATAATCCAGCCTCATGTGGCCAGGGTGGCGGTGATAATGATAATCAGCAGTTATTCCCCTACCAGGCTTGGGGAAAACGTTATTTGACTGCCCCCACCTCCAATTCCACTTCTACTACCTCATTTATGACCAATACCTTTAAGGTAGTAGTAAAAGATCCAACAACAAAGGTCACACGTACGGGTGGCACATTAGGACCGCTTCTGCCAGGAGGTTATTACCAGTTTGAAAGTAATAAACCGGAATACATTATAGCGGATAAACCGATATTGGTAGGGCAATTTATGACAGGAGGATCGCCTTGTCTTAATGCAGCAAACCGTGATGGCGATCCGGAGATGTTTTTTATTAGTCCACTAGAACAGGGTATCAATAAAATTGGCTTTTACCGCAATAACAAAGAAATTATTACAGTCAATTATCTAACCCTTATCATCCCAACGGCAGGTGTTCAGTCTTTAAAAATTGATGGCAGTACTTCCGGTTATACAACAATGGTACATCCAAAGCTACCCGGGTACTCAATAGTGATTAAGCGTTGGAGTGCCGGTAAAGCGCAAAGCTGGGCAGAAAGTGATTCCGCCTTCACCGCCGTCACATATGGTTTGGGAGATGCGGAAAGTTATGCCTATAATGCCGGTACCATGATCAATAACCTGCGTATCATGGGCTCGCTGCACAATGAATTGGATTCCACTAAGTCAGAGCACGAGTATACCTGTGCTAACACACCTGTTCAGCTTGGCGTAAGAGTGGCCTATCAACCCACCAAAATGGTTTGGCAATTAAGCAAACTGGGTAATGCCATTTCACTCAGCAGCGATGTTACACTCACCAACCCTAAAGCAATAGATACGGTTACGGTAAAGGGTGTCGATTACTATCGCTTCCAACTTCCTCAAAGCTACCAGTTCAAGGATACGGGTGAATATGAGATAACAGTAGTTTCTACCAGTCCCAGCCTGGAGCGTTGCGACCAGAGCGAAGAGATCAAATTTATGGTCAAAGTGCGCAACACGCCTAATGCCCAATTTTCGTTTACTCATACGGGTTGTATAAAAGACTCTGTTTATTTTTCTGCTTCTAATAGCGCCGCCAATGACTTTGCAATTAGTAAATGGAATTGGACATTCCCGGATGGATCAACTTCCAATCTGCAAAACCCAATTGTAAAACTCCCTGCTTCAGGAAGTAACGCTATTACATTAAAAGCTATTTCAAATGAAGGTTGTGTTGGAGACACCGCTATAGCTATTACCACATTTGCCCCACCTACAGCGGCTTTGTCTGTTTCAGCCTTGTCTCTTTGTGAAGGCGGGAGTGTAGTGGCTAATGATCAGTCAACGATAACAGGTGGCCCGGCTATTAATAGCTGGTACTGGGATATGGGAAGCGGTACACCCGTTACAATAACTAACAATAATCCGCAAACGATAACCTATCCCACGTATAAGCAGTATACAATTCGTCATGCGGTTGCATCCAGCAAAACCTGTATCAGTGATACGGCCAGTTCGGTGATAACCGTTTTTGCAAATCCAAAACCGAGCTTTACATATCCCGTGGGCTGCCTGCCGGTAAATGGGGTAGTGCAGTTTAATTCTACTACCACGGTACCGGACGGACAGGCTATTAGTAGCAATGCTTGGAACTTTGGCGACCCCAATGCATCGGCCGGTAATTTAAATACCTCTTCTCAGGCAAGTCCCTCACATACCTATGCCTATGGCAGCTATACTATAAACTATAAAGTGATAACAATAAACGGCTGTACAAAGGATACCACTGTAAAGGCTACATTTAGTGTGCGTCCTGTTTTGACGTTTGCATCACTGTCGCCAGTGTGTGAGTCACAGACAGGAACCATTACAGTGGCCAGGGCCTTGGTAACCAATGGTGTGCCGGGCAATGGGGTATATAAAGGACCCGCTACAACCACCACCGGACAATTCACGCCCTCTCAGGCAGGGGCTGGTAAACATACAATATGGTATGTGTATGCCACTAATGGTGGATGTACGGACTCTGTTTCTCAGGAGATTAACGTTTATGCTAAACCGAAAGTAGATTTCCAATATCCCCTTGCTTGTTTACCGGCCTCCGGACTGGCAGCGTTTACAAATGCGGCCACTATTAGCGATGGCCAATCGATGACCTATACCTGGGATTTTAGCGATACCAATGCAACGGCCGCGAACCCAAATACATCAACACAAACGAACCCCACGCATAACTATACCAAACCCGGTACATATAACATCAGGTTGTCAGCACTTTCAGTGAATGGTTGTAGTGCCGATACCACTATTACTGCCACGTTTAGTATTAAGCCTCAACTGGGCTTTGCTACCCTTGCAGCTGTTTGTGAAAGTGTGAAGGGTACGGTATCCATAGCAAAAGGATCAGTAACCAATGGCGTTCCTGGCATTGGTGTATATAAAGGAGCTGGTACAGATGCGGCTGGTAATTTCAGTCCATCTGTTGCTAGATCAGGCACGCATACTATTTGGTTTGTATTTACTACACCGGGCGGTTGTGTTGATTCAGTATCACAAACCATTGTAGTCTATCCTAAACCACAAGCTTCTTTCACACTAACGCCAGATATTTGTAGTGGGGGAGTAGCTACGCTAACAGATAGAACTACCATTACTTCTGGTAGTGTGGTAAAATGGAACTGGAACTTGGGCGAGGGTTCACCAGAAATATCGTATACCAACAACAGTCCATTTACCAGGTCGTATACAACGGATAAAACATACACAGTAAAACTTGTCGCTGTTAGTGATAAATCTTGCGTAAGTGATACCGCTTCACAAACGCTTGCGGTTCATCCTCTGCCTATGGCTGATTTTGTATTACCTGCGGGTGTTTGTATGCCAAATGGTGCAGCAGGGTTTACCAATGCTTCAATTGTTTCAGATAATTCCGCATTAAGTTACCAATGGAACTTTGGCGATGGTAGTGCGCAAAGTACGGTTGCCGATCCTTCACATATCTATGCAATAGCAGGAAGCTATAAGATTCAATTGAAGGTAACATCAGCATACGGTTGTAGCAAAGACACTGCCAAGACCTTTAGTTCCTTCTATAACAAACCAATTGCGGCATTTGCCGTGGCGCCACAGATCTTATGCCAGGGCGCAGAGAATAGCTTTACCGATCAAAGTACAGCGCCGAATAGCACATTGAAAGCGTGGAGCTGGTCTTTTGCCGATGGTACAACTTCTGCTGTTCAAAATCCTAAAAAGAAATACAATAAAGCAGGAAATTTTGATGTAGCCTTAACGGTAACCAATACCATTGGTTGCGTATCGGATACCTTTAAAAAGAGAGTGGTGGTACTGGTGCAGCCGGTGGTAGATGCGGGACCTTCCTTTGTGGTTCCTCAAGGAACGCTTATCACTTTCAATCCGAAGGTGAATGATTCAACAATCACCTTCCGTTGGACGCCATCTATTGGACTATCCAATGCAACTGTACTTCGACCAACAATGGTAGCCAATGCCAACCAAACGTATACTTTGTATGCAAATGATGGTAATTGCGAAGCCAGTGATTTTCTAAGCGTAAAAATATTATTACCAGTAAAAGTGCCCAATGCGTTCTCGCCCAATGGCGATGGCATTAACGACCGCTGGGAGATCCAAAATCTCTCTGATTACCCCGGCGCCATCGTAGAAGTCTTCAATCGCTATGGCCAGGGTGTTTACCGTTCTACCGGTTACGCACAGTCTTGGGATGGAAAAGTGGCCGGACAAGTTCTGCCACAGGGCACCTACTATTATGTGATTACACTGAAAAATGGATTCCAGCCCATTACCGGCTCGGTAACCATACTTCAATAA